Proteins encoded together in one Amphritea japonica ATCC BAA-1530 window:
- a CDS encoding Ig-like domain-containing protein — MGDSTLTVNLRNTLPSDTTSIMIPGQGLPDIGGTPGTFIDGQGRTRVRSFVSETPSGGGTGTYTWNNIKAGTYAYQSGTHVQIQVQMGLYGAVVKNEANGEAYPGVTYDQDKVLIYSAIDPVLHDTVASGNYGPNGTMTSTVRYQPKYFMVNGEPYAPGSTPEDIGLAGSTTLLRMINMDIDTHAPNLLGGHMDLVAESGYPYPYPRRQTSVNLAPGQSKDALLTLGEASNPPGSVELSLYDRRLNTTNGGTSGGGLVNQFTVSGTAASGDPIYYFSTFANQSRNYTTVVAGLSIENRDVVSFNPATGDWALVFDGSDPAYNLVDASNASIPANIDALHVFSDGRMLMSFSTPTTVPNILSPVGGSAIVMFDPLNVGNEFNIVYTPEELSLTKPGENIDALSLDVNGDLQISTIGSAKVPGLSGIQDEDVIRFSQATRTWGMMFDGSDLSSDFTINAADIDALAHPDANQLLFSIVGNVNPLAGLPSTNDEDIVLYSGSFGLNNTTGLLETRMDMTEIGGFPFYSDISAMSWSSGLPYVNSAPTNGDDAYSLDLRLNATLVIAAPGVLANDTDPDMNSLSAQAGTVTTTLGGEIVIAADGSFSYTPPAITGGTDTATYNSDDSYGGVTQGTITINVETSPEPVNEAPLTYNDWVSTDINTALEIDVLANDTDNTGAIDPSTLHIRLEPTQGGTVVIDPITYRITYTPPINFVGTDIFKYKVMDEFGLISGFGGKVRINVTNP, encoded by the coding sequence GTGGGTGATTCGACGCTGACGGTCAACCTGCGAAACACTCTGCCATCAGATACGACATCTATCATGATACCAGGACAGGGACTCCCTGATATCGGAGGAACTCCAGGTACCTTTATCGACGGTCAGGGACGAACTCGTGTCAGATCTTTTGTCTCAGAAACTCCATCAGGTGGAGGTACCGGCACTTATACATGGAACAATATTAAAGCTGGTACTTATGCTTATCAGTCTGGCACGCATGTTCAGATTCAAGTACAGATGGGATTATATGGCGCCGTTGTTAAGAACGAAGCGAACGGTGAAGCCTACCCAGGCGTCACCTATGACCAAGACAAAGTGCTAATCTATAGTGCAATTGATCCAGTCTTACATGACACCGTTGCATCAGGAAATTACGGTCCTAATGGAACTATGACCAGCACCGTGCGCTATCAACCAAAGTATTTTATGGTTAATGGAGAGCCTTATGCTCCAGGAAGCACACCAGAAGATATAGGTCTTGCTGGTAGCACAACGCTACTCCGCATGATAAACATGGACATTGATACCCATGCTCCCAACTTGCTAGGAGGGCATATGGACTTGGTAGCAGAATCAGGTTATCCATACCCATACCCTCGCCGCCAGACTTCAGTAAACTTAGCCCCAGGCCAAAGCAAGGATGCATTGCTAACTCTCGGTGAAGCAAGTAACCCACCCGGTTCTGTAGAGCTGTCATTATATGATCGGCGCTTAAATACAACTAACGGAGGCACTTCAGGAGGAGGTCTTGTTAATCAATTCACTGTTTCAGGAACAGCCGCATCCGGAGATCCAATTTACTACTTCTCAACCTTTGCAAATCAGAGTAGAAATTACACTACTGTTGTTGCAGGGTTAAGTATTGAAAACCGAGACGTGGTCAGCTTTAATCCTGCTACTGGTGACTGGGCTTTAGTATTTGATGGATCTGACCCTGCCTATAATCTGGTAGATGCTTCTAATGCCAGCATTCCTGCAAATATAGATGCATTACATGTATTTTCAGATGGCCGAATGCTCATGTCCTTCAGTACTCCCACAACTGTACCAAACATTTTATCCCCTGTAGGCGGGTCAGCTATTGTAATGTTCGATCCATTAAATGTGGGTAATGAATTCAATATAGTTTATACCCCTGAAGAGCTTAGTCTTACAAAACCAGGTGAGAACATTGACGCTCTGAGTCTTGATGTGAATGGCGATCTGCAAATTTCCACCATAGGGTCAGCAAAAGTTCCGGGGCTCAGCGGAATTCAAGATGAAGATGTGATCCGCTTTAGCCAAGCAACACGCACCTGGGGAATGATGTTTGACGGTAGTGACCTGAGTAGTGATTTCACTATAAATGCTGCAGATATTGATGCGTTGGCACATCCGGATGCCAACCAGCTATTATTCAGTATCGTCGGAAATGTCAATCCGTTGGCCGGTCTCCCCAGTACTAATGATGAAGACATAGTGCTATACAGTGGTAGCTTCGGCCTGAATAATACTACAGGCTTGCTGGAAACCCGTATGGATATGACTGAAATTGGAGGATTTCCTTTCTATTCTGATATTTCAGCTATGAGCTGGAGCAGTGGTTTACCCTACGTTAATAGTGCACCAACTAATGGAGATGATGCTTACAGCTTAGATCTCAGGTTAAATGCAACGCTAGTTATTGCAGCTCCAGGCGTCTTGGCTAATGATACTGATCCGGACATGAACTCTCTTTCTGCTCAAGCTGGCACAGTTACCACTACATTGGGGGGCGAAATTGTAATCGCTGCCGATGGTAGCTTTAGCTATACTCCACCGGCAATTACAGGAGGAACCGATACCGCAACATATAATTCTGATGACAGCTACGGAGGCGTTACTCAGGGAACAATTACTATCAATGTCGAGACTAGTCCTGAGCCAGTTAATGAAGCACCATTAACCTACAATGACTGGGTATCTACTGATATAAACACAGCACTTGAAATCGATGTACTCGCTAACGATACAGATAACACAGGGGCTATCGATCCATCAACACTTCACATCAGATTAGAACCAACTCAAGGTGGAACAGTCGTTATTGATCCAATTACTTATAGGATTACCTACACGCCTCCTATTAACTTTGTAGGTACAGATATATTCAAATACAAAGTAATGGATGAATTTGGTTTAATATCTGGTTTTGGAGGAAAAGTACGTATTAACGTAACCAACCCCTAA